CCAAAAGGGCTCTTTCTGAATCGTCATAACAACCCGGGTCAATGATAATACAGTCCTTGGTTTCGTCCCAAAGAAGGTACATGTTTTCCTGAATTGGATTAAATGTAAATGAATGTATGGAAATCATAATATTAGGGTTAAAAATACGTTGTACAATGGGCATTATGCCACAACAAATTAACTAATAATATTGTTGTTTTGGCATAATAAAATTAGCAAAATTAGGCCTTATCCCTTGTTATTGCTTTCATTATTTAGTATTTTAGCATTCTAATCAGATTTTACGTGAGCAAGATTTTTACCCCTTCATATAAAAAAGGTTGTGCCTACCTACTTTTGCTATTCGCTATTTTTTCGAATACAAATGCCCTTGCACAATTTTATAGTGGTTCTCAAACCGATTTTGGAAAAAATCGTGTGAAATACGATAGTTATTTCTGGACCTATTATTCCTATCCCAAATACGATGTTTATTTTTATGAGCAAGGTCGTGAATTAGCAAATTATGTTTCTGTTTCTGCTAAAACACAATTGGAAAAAGTAGAAAAGTTATTCGATTATTCGTTTGAAGATAAGGTGCAGTTTATTGTTTATAACAAACAATCAGACTATAAACAAAGCAATATTGGGCTTTCAACAGAAGAGGATTACAATACCGGTGGTGTAACGCGTGTAGTTGGCTCTAAAGTGATTTTATACTATGAAGGTGACCATGCAAAATTAGATGCGCAAATTCGTACAGGTTTAGCAGAGGTATTAATCAACGAAATGATGTATGGCGGAAATGTGCGTGAGATGGTGAAGAACAGTACGCTCTTAAATCTTCCTGAATGGTATATAAAAGGATTGGTAGATTATGTTGCTTGTGATTGGAATTCAGACATTGATAGTCGCGTGAAAGATGGAATTACTAGCGGTAAATACAAAAACATCAATCGCTTGGAAGGGAATGATGCTCGATATGCCGGTCATGCACTTTGGAAACACATTGCGGATAATTATGGCGAAGCGGTGATCTCTAATATTTTGTACATGACAAAAGTGAGTAGGAATATCGATAACTCTTCTCTTTTTGTATTGGGGATTTCTGTTAAGAACCTTTGGAGTGAATGTTTTGATTCCTATAAAGGAAAATACATCGAGCGCGATTCTACAGCAACGATGCCGAAACAGATGCCGTTGACGGTTAAAAAACCAAAAGCAGATCGTGTATATGGTCAACTGAAGGTGAGTCCGGATGGAAATTATGTTTTATATACCACAAATGAAATGGGGCAATATAAAATCTGGTTGTATGATGTTCAAAAAAATAAAGCAAAACGGATTTTAAAATCCGGACAAAAAATTGACCGTCCGAGTGATTGTTCCTTCCCTTTGGTTGCATGGCACCCGAGTAGTAAAATATTTTCTTACATCATCGAACGGAAAAGTTACTTGGTGCTCACCACCTACGAATTGGAAACAAAAGATAGGAACGAGCGCAACATTACCGGATTCGAAAAAATATTAGATTATTCCTACAACACTGAAGGAAAGCGATTTGTGATGTCAGCCGTGCAAAAAGGGCAAACGGATATTTTTATTTTTACTGCAGCTTCCAGTGCTTACGATCAAATTACGAATGATATCTACGATGATTTGACACCTCGTTTTGTTCATAATTCAAAAGAGATTGTGTTCTCTTCTAATCGTCCGTTAGATACTTTGTTTCATGACCCAAAGCGCAAAGCAGAACCGGCCATGCCTTTTAAGGATTTGTTTGTTTTTGATAATGTTACAAAATCAAGAGTTCTAAAACGTGTAACCAATACGCCACATATCGATGAATCATATCCTACAGATTACGATAGTACACATATTTCTTACCTAAGTGATTTGAATGGAGTGCGCAATCGTTACATTGCACATTTTGATAGTGTAATTGCGTATGTGGATACTTCTGCGCATTATCGAACAGTAGTTTCTTCTTATCCGATTTCAAATTATAAACGGAATATCATAGAACAGGATATAAATGTAAAAGCAAATAAATTTGCTGAAATCATTTACGAAAATGGTAAATACAGATTGTTTGTTGCTCCGTTGATTCCATCTGGCGAAATACCAAAATTGAAATTAAAAAACACCTCTTATCGCGATTATAAAGACCGAATTGAGCGCAAAGAAGAAGTTGAAGCGCAAGCAAAAGATAAAAACATCAAAGAGACACCTACTGCCGAAAATGTAAAAATTGTAATCAGTATCAGCGAGCCTGTGAAAAAGGATTCGAGTGAAGTCGACATCAATAATTACACCTTTGAAAATGAGCAACCTAAAGTTGGAAGACCAGGTGAAACAACATCAACAGCGAATGTAGACACTTCTACAAAAGCAATCGCAAACCCAAATGCGGATTTTGTTTTGTCGAAGCAGCGAAATTATAACATCAATTATTCTGTTGATTATGTTGTTTCACAAATTGACAATTCATTTTTAAATGCTTCTTACCAAAAGTTTTCAGGTGGTGGCAGTCCGATATACTTGAACCCCGGATTAAATGCGTTTTTTAAAGTAGGAGTAAGTGATTTGTTTGAAGATTATAGAATTGTTGGTGGCGTTCGTTTTTCAGGCGATTTAAATAGCAATGAATTTTTCTTGAGTCGTGAAAATCGAATTAAAAATATTGATAAACAAGTTGTGTTGCACCGTCAATCTATTTTAGATATTGTTGACAATGCTTCAATAGTAAAAGTGTATACGCATGAAATAAAATATATCTTAAAATATCCTTTCAACGAAGTAACAAGTTTGAGAGGAACTCTAAATTATCGTAACGATAGGATTGTCTATACATCCACAGATATGGCAAACCTGAAACGTGACAATGCATATGAAAACTGGGGGATGGCAAAATTGGAATGGGTGTTTGATAATTCCATCAAAAAAGGCTTGAATTTATACAATGGTGTGCGTGCAAAAATATTCGGTGAATATTACCGCCAGGTTGATAAGGCAAAAACCGATTTCTTTGTAGTTGGTTTTGATGGACGTTGGTATAAAAAAATTCATCGCGATTTGATTTGGGCAAATCGTTTGGCTGCCAGCACTTCGTTTGGAAATAAAAAGTTGATTTATTATATGGGTGGAGTTGATAATTGGTTCAGTCCAAAGTTTGATAACACCACCAATATTGCAAGGGATCAAAATTATACTTACCAAACGCTTGCTACTAATATGCGTGGATTCTACCAGAATGTGCGTAATGGAAATAGTTTTGCGGTTATCAACAGCGAATTACGTTTTCCAATTTTCAAATATTTTTTCAAGCGCCCAATTCGTTCCGACTTTATTCAGAACTTCCAAATTATTGGATTTGGCGATTTGGGTACTGCCTGGACAGGTGATTCGCCTTATTCCGAAAATAATTCTTTAAATACTACAGTTGTCGGTAGTTCAATCACTCCGTTGATTATTACCCTAAAAACACAACACAATCCGTTGGTTGGAGGTTATGGTTGGGGTGTAAGAAGCAGAGTGTTTGGTTATTTCATTCGCATCGACAGAGCTTGGGGTGTGCAAGATGGAATCATTCTTAAACCACTTTGGTATTTGTCTCTCAGTTTAGATTTCTAATTTTCAAAATCTTGAAAAACGCTCAATTAAATATGACTACAATAGTTATTTTGCTCTGCCTTGGCTTAGTTGCGGGTATGCTGAGCGGTATGGTGGGTATCGGAGGAGGAATAGTAATTGTTCCTGCATTGGTATATTTTCTTGGATATTCACAACATCAGGCACAAGGAACGGTCTTGTTTATGTTTTTGTTGCCCATTGGAATTTTAGGTGTGTTTAATTATTATCAAGCCGGACACATCGAATGGAAAACAGCTTTCGTGATGGCAAGCACATTTGTAATTGGTAGTTATTTCGGTTCTAAAATTTCTATTGCAATTGATCAAACAACATTGAAAAAAGTATTTGGAGTAATCATCTTGTTACTTTCTTTAAAAATGATTTTTGGTAAATAGCGTTATTGTTGTGAAAGAAAAGATAAAATCCCTTGCCAAATCATCCTTATCAGAGGTAATTTCTATACGAAGACATTTACATGCTCATCCTGAATTGTCGTTTGAGGAATACAATACATCCAATTATATTGCCTCCAAACTAAAAGAATACAACATTCCCTATAAACAAGGAATCGTAAAAACGGGTATTGTTGCTTTGATAGAAGGAAAGAATCCCACAAAAAAGATTGTTGCTTTGCGTGGTGATATGGATGCACTTCCAATAGTTGAAAAAAACACCTGCGAGTATACATCTAAAAATGAAGGCGTGATGCATGCTTGTGGACATGATGTGCACAGTGCTTCGTTGTTAGGTGTTGCAAAAATATTGAATGAGTTAAAAGGTGAATTTGAAGGGACGGTTAAATTGATTTTTCAGCCCGGAGAAGAAAAATTACCCGGTGGTGCTTCACTAATGATTAAAGAAGGTGTTTTGGACAATCCAAAGCCTCACAATATGTTTGCCCAGCACGTTTTTCCGAGCATGGAAGTTGGAAAAGTGGGATTCCGCTCTGGAATGTACATGGCGAGTACAGATGAATTGTATCTCACTGTAAAAGGCAAAGGTGGACATGCTGCAATGTCAAACGAATACAATAATCCCTTGTTGATTGCTTCGGCAATCTTGCTTGAGCTTAATAAAGCATTTATGGTTGTTCCTCCTGCGTATTCTTTATTAGAAGGAGATAATGTTCATCCACCGACTGTTTTGGCATTTGGTAAAATAATTGGGAATGGTGCCACCAATGTGATTCCGGATGAAGTGAAAATTGAAGGAACATTCAGAACCATGGATGAAAAGTGGAGAAAGTTAGCGCATATCAAAATGAAAACGATTGCCGAAGAGGTTGCAAAAAGCATGAACGGTATCTGTGAGTTTACCGTTGAGCACGGATATCCTTTTTTAGTAAATGATGCTGTAACGACAAAAAAAGCAATAGCAGCAGCGGAAGATTATTTAGGGCCCTCCTGTTTTTATCGCTTAGGTACAGGAAATAAAGCAAAAGGAATCACCAGTGGTGTTCATACTGCTACCTTTGATATTGATGAGCAAGCGTTGGAGGTAGGTGTGGGATTGATGGCGTGGTTGACTTTAAATGAGTTGAAAAATTGATGAAAAAAATCAACTCACTTGTTTTGTTTATATTCTTGATTGCTATTCTGGTTTCTTCCTGCAATACTTCTCTTAATATTATAAAAAGAAAATACCGTCCTGGTTATTCAGTTAATATCTCAATTGATAAGCACCAAAAACAAGCGATTAATAACGAGGAAAGATTCGTAGAACCACAATTGGATTCTTTGGTTGAGAATAATAATTACGATGGACTAGTTGTGAGCACATCAAACACAGAAAGTATAATTTGTGATTACAAATCTCCTAGCTTTATAATTGTTTGCGATACTCCTCCTAAGAATAAAATGGATGATCCTAATTGGTCTTTATATAAAGAAAAAAAACCAAACCCTAACCCCAACGGAAGTTCAAAGTGGAAACAAATAGAACCATTTAATCTTGCAGCATTTTTAACATTATTAGTAGGGGTTATTGTATCCGCATTAATTCCAACAATAGCAGGCGGTCTCTTTTTTTTGATTCTTTTAATCGTGATAATATTGAGCATTATTTCACTGGCTAGAATTAAGAAAAACCCTAATAAGTATTCAAAATTCAGTAAGGTGTTTGATTGGGTTTTTGTTTCGATTGGACTCCTTTTGGCCACTTTTCTATTGTTAGCATTGTTGATAATAGGTGCCTCTGCTGGTGGCTTGATATAATTTTTTATTATGCTTCGGTTTTAAAGCAACCTCAGAAAACCAGTTTCATTTAGTCTATTTTCTTATTTTTAATAAAAAATTGTACCCATGAAAAAGAATATTGTTTCAATTCTTCTTGCCTCTAATTTAATTGTTTTTGGAGCATTTTTATGTTCTTATAAATTTGAATCAAAGGTCGCAGAGCCACCAACAATTTATATTGTTGAGTATTCGAAAGGAAGTTCGTGGGACACTAAAAAGGAGTTTGACGATCAAAAATATAGCAAGCACCATTCTGATTATTTACAGAGTTTAAGAAAGCAGGGCATTATTCAATTTGGGGCTCGGTATGCTGATAAAGGAATTGTTTTTATTGCTGCGATGGGTTTGGAAAACGCGAAACACATTGTGAATTCGGATAGTGCTATCATCAATAAGATGTTTACAGTAAAAATTAACGAATTAAATGTGTTTTATGAATATAATTCAGAGAAGACATCCTCTTTAAAGGAAAAATCCGGAAAAGTAACAGGTATCGGTGGCGTATTTTTTAAAAGTAAAGATGCGAAGTCGTTAAATACTTGGTATTACGATAATTTAGGACTTGCCCCTAATGATTATGGCTCGATGTTCGAGTGGCGTGATAGTGATGATAAAACAATTGCCTATACACAATGGAGTCCGTTTGCAAATAAAACGAAGTATTTTTTGCCATCAAAGAAAGACTTTATGATTAATTATCGTGTTGATGATTTGGAGCAGCTGCAAAAAAAATTAAAAGCAAATAATGTGGTTATTTTAGATACGATTGAGGCTTATGATTATGGAAAATTCCTCCATATTCTCGATTGTGACAGTAATAAAGTAGAATTGTGGGAGCCTATTGATGGGTCTTTTACGAAGTTATATGAAGGAAAAACCACAAAATAATAAAAAGCCTCTCAAAACTGAGAGGCTTTTTCATTGCAATTAAAATTATTTATTTCGCAATAACAATATTTCTGTGAGTTGTTTTATTTTCGGATATAAATCTTACAATATAACTTCCATTAGCAATTTCGTTTAAGGAAATCACATCTTGGTTTACATTTTTAAATGATTTTGAAAGAATGAGTCTGCCTGTAATGTCAATAATGTCAATTTGTATATCAGCAGAGATGTTTCCTAAAGTAAAATTCAAAATATCATTAGCGGGGTTTGGCCCAATAGCTAATTGATTGAATTCATATTCATTGATTCCTGTAAAAGTAACTGGGCTGACGTTTGAATAGCTATACATATTCATTGTTCGTGATGGTTGGCATGGACTTGCTGGAATAACTGAGACAGAATAGTAGTTCATTCCAGAAATTGCAGCTATATCAGTATATGAATTAAAGGATGCAGAAATAGAGTCGTATAATGTCATAGTGCTTGGTGATGTCCCTCTAAATATATAATACGTTCCAAAACTAAATCCTGAATATGCACTCCAGCTTAATTGTGGATAACCAGTACTTGAACTGGTGGAAGTTAATAGGTGAATTGTTTTGTGAACATTTCCATAAGCGTAAGTTCCTAAACCACAACTGTCAGTTGTAGCAATTCTATATTTAAATGCTTGAATCATTGGATTTGAAATGCTATCAACATATGCAGATGTGTCATTATTCATTACTGTTGCAATTGTGCTATATACACCCATCGTAGTGGTCTCTTTTTGTATTAAATACGGAGCTGTATAAGTTGTATCCTTCTCCCAAATAATAATGTTTTGATTTAATAATAGGTCAGTTGTGACTTGACATATATTTTGAGTTGCTATAGGTTCAGGACAGGCATATATTGTGTTTATGCAAGCATTGCCAGTTCCTCCAATTTGTGCCATATTAAAATACGCTGAGGAAGGGCCTCCAAAACTAAATCTACCAACCATAATTTTGTAATATTCACCAGGAAGTGCAGAAGAAATATTTATTATTTCTGTAAGCGATCCAGAAATACTACAATCAATTATTTGTGAGGAATCTAATCCACAATCAGTAGCTGCAGTAAGAGGCCCCCATGCTACAAAATCTAAATCGAGACCAGCTGTGATAGGACTTATTTCTAAGTCTATACTTCCAGGAGAGCAAACACCAATATAAATCCAAGAAACATCATATCCACTATTTGAAAAGCACCCATAATCATTAGATAGGTCAGTATTTATTCCAGTCGCTGGAAGAGTATATGTGCTTGTTGTTCCCGATATAAAAGGGTATGGGGTTGAGCAAGTGTTTTGTGATGAGATATTGATAACAAGAGTTAGGAATAAAAAAATAAGTATGTATTGCTTTTTCATGTGAGTAGGTTTTATCTCCAATAAATTTAAGCAAAACAGTTATTAAAAGCAAGGAGTTATGCATCAAATTTTAATTTGTTTCCATTTTCCTTTTTTGAAATAATACCAAGCCATTATAGCAATCAAAACCTGTGCGGCAGGAATTGCAATAAAGGCACCGGTAGATTTCATGTCCAATCCTTTTGCTAAAAAATAAGCCAATGGAATTTGAAACACCCAAAAACATAAAATGTTGATGATGGTTGGTGTTTTTGTATCACCTGCTCCGTTTAATGATTGTGTCAAAACCATGGAAAGTCCATAAAAAATATACCCAGAGCCTAAGATTTGCAGCGATAAAACTCCGTAAGCAATAACCGATTCGTCTTTTGAAAAAATTCGAATAATTGGTTCAGAAAAGAAAAAGAATAACAGGGTAACAAATGCCATCAAATAGAAATTATATTTCATCGTAAGTTTTACACTTTGTTCAGCTCGATCAAATTTTTTCGCACCTAAGTTTTGCCCAACCAGTGTGGCTGCGGCATTGCTAAAACCCCAAGCAGGTAAAATGAAGAAGATGATATTTCTGAACGTAATCTGATATCCTGCCGAAGCACTTGTGCCTCCTGTTTCAGCAACCAAGCGTGTAAGAACAATCCAGCTGCCACTGGCAATAATAAATTGAAATGTAGCTGACCAAGCGATGCTCAGAATCGATTTTACAATTTCACCATCGAAATTGAAATGTCTTTTATAAAATTGAATGGCTCCGCTTCCTTTAAATAGATGGTAACATTGATAAATAACCCCCATGCTTCTGCCAATTGTGGTTGCAATAGCGGCTCCTTTCAAGCCAAATAGCTGAATGAAAATAGGGCAGAGGATGATATTGATGATACTGGCAATCCATAAACTCCTCATTGCCATTGCTGCATTTCCGGCTCCTCTGAAAATACCATTTAAAAGGAATAGTAAAAAGATAGCAGCACTTCCGCCCAACATAATTTGCGCAAATGTTGTTCCTTCGGCAATTACTTCAGCGCTCGCCCCCATTAGTTTTAAAATATTGCCGGCAAAAACAACTCCTGTGATGCTTGTAATGGTAATTAAGATGGCAGCAATGATTAATGATTGTGCACTTGCACGAGCAGCTGCTTCTGCGTCTTTAGCTCCAATTCTTCTGGCAACAATTGCAGCTGTACCGGTGCTTAATCCAATGGCAATGGAATAAATAATGGTGAGTACCGATTCGGTTAAGCCTACAGTTGCAATCGCGTTTTCGCCTAGTCGGCCTACAAAAAACATATCTACAACAGCAAACACACTTTCCAAACTTAGTTCTAGAATCATAGGAATCGCCAATAAAAAAACGGCTCTGCGAATACTTCCTTCCGTATAATCGCGAGGTGTTTCTTTTAAGGACTCCTTAAAAACAGAAATTATTTTTTGAAATAAATTCGTTTCGTTTAATGATGTCATAGATGCTAATTGATTAAACATAAAAAAACCGCCCTTATTCCTAAGAGCGGTTTTTTACAAAAATGAAAAATTTAATTTCCGAATTCGCTCATGAATTTAATTCGCATCAACCGAATTTCTTCTTCTGAATACTCATCTTCACCCAATTCTTTTAATGCATCAGCGATAGAGTCGGAATTAGACTCTTTAAAGTATTCCATTGCTTCTTCTTGTTTGTCCTCATCCAAAATATCGTTAATATAATAGCTGATATTAACTTTAGTTCCTGAGTGAACAATACTTTCAATTTCAATAATCAAATCCGATAAACTCAATCCTTTGGCTTTGGCAACATCCTCTAAAGGTAGCTTTCTGTCAATGTTTTGTATGATGTATACTTTTAATCCAGATTTGTTAACGATGGATTTTACAACCATATCTAATGGACGTTCAATCTCATTTTCCTCCACATATTTGGAGATCAAATCAAGGAAAGGTTTGCCGAATTTTTGAGCTTTCCCTTGTCCTACTCCTGTAATATTTACCAATTCATCCATTTTTATTGGATACTGAATGGCCATTTCTTCCAAAGAAACTTCTTGGAAAATAACGTACGGTGGTAATTTTAATTTATTCGCTGTTTGTTTTAAAAGATCTTTTAATGCAGAGAATAAAATTTCATCAGCACCTGATCCGCCTTTTCCTCCACCACCGGATGGTCCGTCTTCGTCATCACTTTCAGTTCCTTCATAATCGTGATCTTTGGTCACCATCATGCTATAAGGTTTGTCTAGAAACTTTTCTCCTTCTTTGGTTACTTTTAAAAGACCATAGTTTTCTACATCTTTAGAAAGTAATCCGGAAACCAACGCCTTGGCGGAATATGGCATTCCAGTATTTTTCATTTTTGTCGTCTTCCGTTCCTTTTCCGAAACACTCTAATTCATTGTGTTTGTAGGATTTTACGGTAGAAGTAATGTTTCCTAATAAAACATTGATGACATCTTTGGTTTTAAATTTTTCTTTTACATCGGTAACGGCTTCTATTGCTAAAGCAATGTCATCCATTCCATCAAACTTTTGTTTTGGGTTGCGACAATTATCGCACATGCCACCGCATCCTGCTTCGTCAAATTCTTCACCGAAATAATGCAATAAGAATTTTCTTCTGCAGCTGGATGTTTCAGCGTATGAAACGGTTTCTGCCAATAATTGTTTCCCAATTTCTTGTTCAGCAACCGGCTTGCCTTTCATGAATTTTTCCAACTTCACAATATCATCGTGACTGTAAAAAGTAATGCAATTTCCTTCACCACCATCACGTCCACCGCGACCAGTTTCTTGATAATACCCTTCTAATGATTTTGGAATATCATGGTGAATAACAAAACGAACATCCGGTTTGTCAATTCCCATTCCGAATGCAATGGTAGCAACAATCACATCAATGTCTTCCATTAAGAAAGCATCTTGCGTTTTAGCACGTTCTTTTGCTTCTAATCCTGCATGGTAGGGCAATGCTTTGATTCCGTTTACTTGTAAGGTTTGAGCAAGCTCTTCTACTTTCTTACGACTTAAACAATATACAATTCCGGATTTACCTTGTTGACTTTTTACATACTTGATTACCTCTTTAATCACATTCACTTTCGGACGCACTTCATAATATAAGTTCGAGCGGTTGAAAGATGATTTAAAAAGATTGGCACTGCTCATGCCTAAATTTTTCTGAATGTCTTGCTGAACTTTTGGCGTTGCAGTTGCTGTTAAGGCAATGATTGGTACTTTGCCAATTTGTTCAATAATTGGGCGCAGTCTTCTGTATTCAGGTCTGAAATCATGTCCCCATTCTGAAATACAATGAGCTTCATCAATGGCGAAAAAAGAGATTTTTATTTCATTGAAAAATGCAATGTTGTCTTCTTTTGTTAAGCTTTCCGGTGCAACGTATAATAATTTTGTTTTGCCATCAGTGATATCCTTTTTCACTTTAGTAATTTCCGCTTTTGTAAGCGAAGAATTTAAAAAGTGAGCAATCCCTTCTTCGTTCCCAAAGTTACGAAGTGCATCTACTTGATTCTTCATTAATGCAATAAGTGGGGAGATAATTATTGCTGTGCCTTCACTAACCAGTGCAGGTAATTGATAGCATAATGACTTGCCACCACCTGTTGGCATAATAACAAATGTGTCTTTCCCTTCTAATAAACTTCCAATTATCGCTTCTTGTTGTCCTTTGAATTTTTTAAATCCAAAATATTTTTGCAAACATTCCGAAAGCGATGTTTCTACATCGAGCATTTTCAATTCTTTGTTTTTTAATTAATGTTTATGTTAAGATTATCTTTAAAATGTACTATTTTTATACCTTTAATTATCGAACGAATAAATATTCGATTCCATGATTTCTAATGTAAATATATAATAAAAAATTGTTACACAGACAAACATTTCTCTACTTTATTTTAAATGTCCTACGAAGTGAATAAATCCATCGATAAAATAAAAGAACTAGCTATAAGTACCTTAAATATTGAGGCCGACTCGGTTCGAAACTTGCAGAATTTCATCAATAACGACTTTGTAGCCACGGTAAAGCTTATTTATGAATCGAA
This Bacteroidota bacterium DNA region includes the following protein-coding sequences:
- a CDS encoding sulfite exporter TauE/SafE family protein — translated: MTTIVILLCLGLVAGMLSGMVGIGGGIVIVPALVYFLGYSQHQAQGTVLFMFLLPIGILGVFNYYQAGHIEWKTAFVMASTFVIGSYFGSKISIAIDQTTLKKVFGVIILLLSLKMIFGK
- a CDS encoding amidohydrolase, with product MVVKEKIKSLAKSSLSEVISIRRHLHAHPELSFEEYNTSNYIASKLKEYNIPYKQGIVKTGIVALIEGKNPTKKIVALRGDMDALPIVEKNTCEYTSKNEGVMHACGHDVHSASLLGVAKILNELKGEFEGTVKLIFQPGEEKLPGGASLMIKEGVLDNPKPHNMFAQHVFPSMEVGKVGFRSGMYMASTDELYLTVKGKGGHAAMSNEYNNPLLIASAILLELNKAFMVVPPAYSLLEGDNVHPPTVLAFGKIIGNGATNVIPDEVKIEGTFRTMDEKWRKLAHIKMKTIAEEVAKSMNGICEFTVEHGYPFLVNDAVTTKKAIAAAEDYLGPSCFYRLGTGNKAKGITSGVHTATFDIDEQALEVGVGLMAWLTLNELKN
- a CDS encoding VOC family protein, translated to MFYEYNSEKTSSLKEKSGKVTGIGGVFFKSKDAKSLNTWYYDNLGLAPNDYGSMFEWRDSDDKTIAYTQWSPFANKTKYFLPSKKDFMINYRVDDLEQLQKKLKANNVVILDTIEAYDYGKFLHILDCDSNKVELWEPIDGSFTKLYEGKTTK
- a CDS encoding T9SS type A sorting domain-containing protein, which codes for MKKQYILIFLFLTLVINISSQNTCSTPYPFISGTTSTYTLPATGINTDLSNDYGCFSNSGYDVSWIYIGVCSPGSIDLEISPITAGLDLDFVAWGPLTAATDCGLDSSQIIDCSISGSLTEIINISSALPGEYYKIMVGRFSFGGPSSAYFNMAQIGGTGNACINTIYACPEPIATQNICQVTTDLLLNQNIIIWEKDTTYTAPYLIQKETTTMGVYSTIATVMNNDTSAYVDSISNPMIQAFKYRIATTDSCGLGTYAYGNVHKTIHLLTSTSSSTGYPQLSWSAYSGFSFGTYYIFRGTSPSTMTLYDSISASFNSYTDIAAISGMNYYSVSVIPASPCQPSRTMNMYSYSNVSPVTFTGINEYEFNQLAIGPNPANDILNFTLGNISADIQIDIIDITGRLILSKSFKNVNQDVISLNEIANGSYIVRFISENKTTHRNIVIAK
- a CDS encoding MATE family efflux transporter; its protein translation is MTSLNETNLFQKIISVFKESLKETPRDYTEGSIRRAVFLLAIPMILELSLESVFAVVDMFFVGRLGENAIATVGLTESVLTIIYSIAIGLSTGTAAIVARRIGAKDAEAAARASAQSLIIAAILITITSITGVVFAGNILKLMGASAEVIAEGTTFAQIMLGGSAAIFLLFLLNGIFRGAGNAAMAMRSLWIASIINIILCPIFIQLFGLKGAAIATTIGRSMGVIYQCYHLFKGSGAIQFYKRHFNFDGEIVKSILSIAWSATFQFIIASGSWIVLTRLVAETGGTSASAGYQITFRNIIFFILPAWGFSNAAATLVGQNLGAKKFDRAEQSVKLTMKYNFYLMAFVTLLFFFFSEPIIRIFSKDESVIAYGVLSLQILGSGYIFYGLSMVLTQSLNGAGDTKTPTIINILCFWVFQIPLAYFLAKGLDMKSTGAFIAIPAAQVLIAIMAWYYFKKGKWKQIKI